From a single Candidatus Thermoplasmatota archaeon genomic region:
- a CDS encoding GTPase — protein MRAKVIIMGAAGRDFHNFNVYFRDDANYEVVAFTATQIPNIEGRKYPARLAGKLYPRGIDIYPEKDLPELIKKFGAEQVVLAYSDLSHVDVMNKASLVNAVGADFRLMGMNQTALKSKVPVIAVCAVRTGSGKSQTTRAIAYILRAKGRRVVAIRHPMPYGDLEKQAVQRY, from the coding sequence ATGCGAGCGAAAGTCATAATAATGGGTGCCGCCGGAAGGGACTTCCACAACTTCAATGTGTACTTCCGCGACGACGCCAACTATGAGGTAGTGGCGTTCACCGCCACGCAGATACCGAACATCGAGGGCAGGAAATACCCAGCCAGACTCGCAGGCAAGCTGTATCCGCGGGGCATAGACATCTATCCGGAGAAGGACCTGCCCGAGCTCATCAAGAAGTTCGGGGCGGAGCAGGTCGTGCTGGCCTACTCGGACCTGAGCCACGTGGACGTGATGAACAAGGCGTCCCTGGTCAACGCTGTGGGCGCGGACTTCCGGCTGATGGGCATGAACCAGACGGCCCTAAAGTCAAAGGTGCCCGTCATCGCGGTGTGCGCCGTCAGGACTGGTTCCGGTAAGAGCCAGACAACGAGGGCCATCGCATACATCCTGAGGGCCAAGGGGAGGCGCGTGGTCGCGATCAGGCACCCAATGCCGTACGGGGACCTCGAGAAGCAGGCGGTCCAGAGATACG